In Cotesia glomerata isolate CgM1 linkage group LG3, MPM_Cglom_v2.3, whole genome shotgun sequence, one genomic interval encodes:
- the LOC123260753 gene encoding uncharacterized transmembrane protein DDB_G0289901-like: protein MKSVKCFVPFLVLLLASGLQAGILRDIAHKHINKAANVLDPLGLFHGRKDNAGASAEATSQSLSNSLNLGPLSISTAVSSASATANAGSGAGSASAKADSSANVYGNGISSAQASANANAAGGTFGNGFSNTNVPVYNGNYQNGNTGHNGNYGGNMCQGNSGYYPNGSPGCGNDYSSADAYGNAYADNSGHSVTNTGTHTLGNGLADAGANAHGSGHYGANNDYNGGYQNGQTVNTGVYGAPKYTKNPFFGISGANANGNAQSGTNVGTYPTNQPTYNYGNNGGHYGGNTGGNSQANSQATAQANANANSQSGTNGGTYANNPTTGTYGNNGYYGGNTVGNSQENSQATAQATANANTQSGTNGGTYPNNPTTGTYGNTGYYGGNTGAKNPFLNKKPVVQNSAPTGTNYNQGTYGTGPNYGSSGGSGNPFINQPNIETQPPHYGTTGTYGVPSGTQGGANANAGANANANSGASAGSGNPFISQPNIETQPLHYGTTGTYGVPSGTQGGANANAGANANADSGASAGSGNPFISQPNMETQPPHYGTTGTYGVPSGTQGGANANAGANANANSGASAGSGNPFISQPSMETQPPHYGTTGTYGVPSGTQGGANANAGANANANSGATAGSGNPFISQPNIETQPPHYGTSGTYGVPSGTQGGANANAGANANANSGASAGSGNPFVNQPIKKPQPSYYGTSGTQGTNYDYSGTHGGSTVDNSGTYKPEPDCDCGPDGTPLNSGASATATANANSGVSTGSSNPFASQPTYYGDLGNNQGSNSGSQASATATANAESSATTDNQNNVGPYDDGLYHPEKYDHVNYDNTQGTKQVADNQNNAGPYDDGLYHPEKHGGGYVQSNGDSGNYGGFNNNQLPTVTGNSGANAHATAEASATANAGSGGSSKPHGYQPGTVDSYGNPLPGTLYNSGGHFDSGAHASANANAVASAGANSDASAKATADASATSNASASAGSNANAYGNGQATAKATASASTGPGFGSKSSASANAKASADTTRMLIFTD, encoded by the exons TGTTTATGGAAATGGCATATCTTCTGCTCAAGCTAGCGCTAACGCTAACGCCGCCGGTGGAACATTCGGCAATGGATTCAGTAATACCAATGTTCCTGTTTACAACGGGAATTACCAGAATGGAAACACTGGACACAATGGAAACTATGGTGGAAACATGTGCCAAGGAAATTCTGGGTACTACCCAAATGGAAGTCCTGGATGTGGGAATGATTACAGCAGTGCCGATGCCTACGGTAATGCCTATGCCGATAATAGCGGACATAGTGTAACTAATACTGGTACTCACACTCTTGGAAATGGTCTAGCTGATGCTGGAGCCAACGCTCACGGATCTGGACATTATGGag ccaACAACGACTACAACGGCGGATACCAAAATGGGCAAACGGTTAATACTGGAGTTTATGGAGCTCCAAAGTATACGAAAAATCCGTTCTTTGGAATTTCTGGCGCCAATGCTAATGGAAACGCTCAATCTGGAACAAACGTAGGAACTTATCCAACCAATCAGCCTACATATAATTATGGAAATAATGGAGGTCACTATGGAGGAAATACTGGAGGTAATTCACAGGCAAATTCTCAAGCGACTGCTCAAGCTAATGCTAACGCAAACTCTCAATCTGGAACCAACGGAGGAACTTATGCCAACAATCCAACGACAGGAACTTATGGAAACAATGGTTACTATGGAGGAAATACTGTAGGTAATTCACAGGAAAATTCTCAAGCGACTGCTCAAGCTACTGCTAACGCAAATACTCAATCTGGAACCAACGGAGGAACTTATCCCAACAATCCAACCACGGGTACTTATGGAAATACTGGTTACTATGGAGGAAATACTGGAGCTAAGAAtccatttttaaacaaaaaaccAGTTGTTCAGAACAGCGCTCCTACCGGAACAAACTACAATCAAGGAACATACGGAACTGGACCAAATTATGGCAGTTCTGGAGGTTCAGGAAATCCATTTATAAATCAGCCAAACATAGAAACTCAACCACCACACTATGGAACCACTGGAACTTATGGAGTTCCTAGTGGAACTCAAGGTGGAGCGAATGCAAATGCAGGAGCGAACGCCAATGCTAATTCAGGAGCTTCTGCTGGTTCAGGAAATCCATTTATTAGTCAGCCAAACATAGAAACTCAACCGCTACACTATGGAACCACTGGAACTTACGGAGTTCCTAGCGGAACTCAAGGTGGAGCAAATGCAAATGCAGGAGCGAATGCTAACGCTGATTCAGGAGCTTCTGCTGGTTCAGGAAATCCATTTATTAGTCAGCCAAACATGGAAACTCAACCGCCACACTATGGAACCACTGGAACTTACGGAGTTCCTAGCGGAACTCAAGGTGGAGCAAATGCAAATGCAGGAGCGAATGCTAACGCTAATTCAGGAGCTTCTGCTGGTTCAGGAAATCCATTTATTAGTCAGCCAAGCATGGAAACTCAACCGCCACACTATGGAACCACTGGAACTTATGGAGTTCCTAGCGGAACTCAAGGTGGAGCGAATGCAAATGCAGGAGCGAACGCTAATGCTAATTCAGGAGCCACTGCTGGTTCAGGAAATCCATTTATTAGTCAGCCAAACATAGAAACTCAACCACCACACTATGGAACCTCTGGAACTTACGGTGTTCCTAGCGGAACTCAAGGTGGAGCGAATGCAAATGCAGGAGCAAACGCTAACGCTAATTCAGGAGCTTCTGCTGGTTCAGGAAATCCATTCGTCAATCAGCCAATTAAAAAACCTCAGCCTTCTTATTATGGAACCTCTGGAACTCAAGGAACTAACTATGATTATTCAGGAACTCACGGAGGCTCTACTGTCGATAATTCTGGTACCTACAAACCAGAACCTGATTGTGATTGTGGTCCAGATGGAACACCATTAAATAGTGGAGCAAGTGCTACTGCAACTGCAAACGCTAATTCAGGAGTTTCTACAGGTTCAAGCAATCCATTTGCAAGTCAGCCGACATATTACGGAGACCTTGGAAATAACCAAGGATCCAACAGCGGATCTCAGGCTTCTGCTACTGCTACTGCAAATGCTGAATCTTCTGCGACGACTGATAACCAAAACAACGTCGGGCCATATGACGATGGATTATACCACCCTGAAAAGTATGACCATGTCAACTACGACAATACTCAAGGAACAAAACAGGTAGCTGATAACCAGAACAATGCTGGGCCATATGATGATGGATTATACCATCCTGAAAAGCATGGAGGTGGCTACGTCCAGTCGAACGGCGATTCAGGAAATTACGGTGGCTTTAATAACAATCAGCTTCCAACTGTGACCGGAAACTCTGGTGCAAATGCCCACGCCACTGCTGAGGCCTCTGCTACCGCTAATGCAGGCTCTGGGGGATCTTCAAAACCCCATGGGTACCAACCTGGAACCGTAGACTCCTACGGAAATCCATTGCCAGGAACTTTGTATAATTCTGGTGGACATTTTGACTCTGGTGCTCATGCCAGTGCTAATGCTAATGCCGTAGCTTCTGCTGGAGCTAATAGCGATGCTAGTGCCAAAGCAACTGCCGATGCAAGTGCAACTAGCAATGCATCTGCTTCTGCGGGTTCCAACGCCAACGCTTACGGTAACGGCCAAGCGACAGCCAAAGCAACTGCATCCGCATCTACTGGTCCAGGGTTTGGTTCGAAAAGTTCAGCTTCTGCCAACGCCAAGGCCAGTGCAGACACCACTAGAATGCTTATTTTTACTGACTAG